A stretch of Gossypium hirsutum isolate 1008001.06 chromosome A06, Gossypium_hirsutum_v2.1, whole genome shotgun sequence DNA encodes these proteins:
- the LOC107962661 gene encoding probable ADP-ribosylation factor GTPase-activating protein AGD14, with protein MASRLKEDEKNERIIRALLKQSENRRCINCNSLGPQYVCTSFWTFVCTTCSGIHREFTHRVKSVSMAKFTSQEVSALQEGGNQRAKEIYFKEWDPQRNSVPDSSNVERLRDFIKHVYVDRRYSGGRNYDKPPRGKMGDKEDFYENRRTDGYQGGSRTPPYEDTYERRFSERSSPGGRNDDRNSRYGYDERSPGYDQESRQYSDYRSPGRHEVVNDWRREDRFANGRKPEDHRVSDGDPKLEGRSPERPKDLESSSPPVARPVREILGENVVSLRISEPPKVNGSRTIDGPQTQRTASSSSLGSTGRNPAEVKLEMTGSLIDFDADPEPPVASTVTQAPQTTETQSVVQTISSSNDQNWASFDFASQKNVSQARSNMNTLDSVLSQLSVPASVPGDQSGVYSSGGGQIPASMANVNGTPLGINTNIAFTGQIEMSPFGTAAPAAAPVSNFTTLPSTGALAAAPGLMPVNGGSSQVGGYNAEQQPNMQQQQQTSFFSAAGGQCTTQQFIPPVDGASTNQPWNFAPSQHMLGPLSASVAHIPQAVSKPAQDATSTVASKPPTETKESGRKELPPDLFASNYPSYTAAAPGWQTGPPHGMGLTMQYNTAVPMSSFPQSSRSINPFDLGSEAPAVQTQTFPSMASLQGALPNMSPPSGPVRTSGLGTPSPAWMSPQSLPYASGMSLQLPYASSVAQRPYQGAQLPNSLPPSSHQIGGTGSEVSFSFVNTNQQVAGRLAAPAAPHPFSSVGGNPFG; from the exons ATGGCGAGTCGACTAAAGGAAGATGAGAAAAATGAGCGAATAATTCGGGCTCTTCTCAAACAATCAGAGAATCGTAGATGTATTAACTGCAACAGTTTG GGGCCTCAATATGTTTGCACAAGTTTCTGGACATTTGTTTGCACCACCTGCAGTGGAATACA TCGGGAGTTCACACACAGAGTTAAATCAGTATCTATGGCTAAATTTACTTCTCAAGAAGTTAGTGCTCTTCAAGAAGGGGGAAATCAG CGTGCAAAAGAAATCTATTTTAAAGAATGGGATCCACAGCGTAATTCTGTCCCTGACAGCAG CAATGTTGAGAGGCTCCGTGACTTCATTAAGCATGTCTATGTGGATAGAAGATATAGTGGTGGGAGAAACTATGACAAGCCTCCTAGAGGAAAGATG GGTGACAAGGAAGACTTTTATGAGAATAGGAGGACAGATGGATATCAAGGAGGGTCCAGAACTCCACCATATGAAGATACATATGAACGCCGTTTCAGTGAAAGGTCCAGTCCAGGAGGAAGAAATGATGACAGAAATTCCAGATATGGTTATGATGAAAGAAGCCCTGGATATGATCAAGAAAGTCGACAATATAGTGACTACAGAAGTCCTGGTCGCCATGAAGTTGTCAATGACTGGCGCCGAGAAGATAGATTTGCTAATGGGAGGAAACCTGAAGATCATAGAGTATCTGACGGAGATCCAAAGTTGGAAGGTAGGTCACCTGAGCGACCAAAAGATCTAGAGTCATCCAGTCCCCCAGTGGCTCGTCCTGTTAGAGAAATTTTGGGTGAAAATGTAGTCTCCCTTCGTATAAGTGAGCCTCCAAAAGTAAATGGCAGCAGAACTATTGATGGCCCTCAAACACAG AGAACTGCATCTTCTAGCAGCTTAGGATCTACAGGCAGGAATCCAGCAGAAGTTAAGCTGGAGATGACTGGGagcttaattgattttgatgCTGATCCAGAACCTCCTGTTGCTTCCACAGTTACTCAGGCACCACAAACAACTGAGACTCAATCTGTTGTACAGACAATAAGTTCTAGCAATGACCAAAACTGGGCCTCTTTTGATTTTGCTTCTCAGAAAAATGTTTCTCAGGCTCGTTCAAATATGAACACCCTGGACTCCGTTCTTTCTCAATTGTCCGTTCCAGCATCTGTACCTGGTGATCAATCAGGAGTTTATAGCAGTGGCGGTGGACAAATACCTGCTTCTATGGCCAATGTGAATGGAACACCTCTTGGCATCAACACCAATATTGCATTCACAGGGCAGATCGAAATGTCACCCTTTGGTACTGCTGCTCCTGCAGCTGCACCAGTTAGCAATTTCACAACACTGCCTTCTACTGGTGCTTTGGCAGCTGCCCCTGGATTGATGCCTGTCAACGGTGGTAGTTCCCAGGTTGGTGGTTATAATGCTGAACAACAGCCTAATATGCAGCAGCAGCAACAGACTTCTTTTTTCTCTGCAGCTGGTGGTCAGTGTACTACCCAACAATTTATTCCACCTGTTGATGGAGCTTCAACCAATCAG CCATGGAACTTTGCTCCTTCACAGCATATGCTGGGGCCTTTGAGTGCATCAGTTGCACATATACCTCAAGCTGTCTCAAAACCTGCCCAAGATGCCACTTCTACAGTTGCATCAAAGCCGCCTACAGAAACAAAAGAAAGTGGAAGAAAGGAACTACCTCCG GACCTATTTGCTTCAAACTATCCTTCCTATACTGCTGCTGCACCAGGGTGGCAAACTGGCCCACCACATGGGATGGGTTTGACGATGCAATATAATACTGCAGTG CCAATGTCTTCATTTCCACAGTCATCAAGGTCAATAAACCCATTTGATCTTGGCAGTGAAGCACCTGCAGTTCAAACTCAAACA TTTCCATCAATGGCTTCCTTACAAGGTGCACTACCAAATATGTCACCTCCTTCTGGCCCAGTGCGTACTTCTGGCCTTGGTACTCCATCACCAGCATGGATGTCACCTCAGTCTTTACCTTATGCATCAGGGATGTCATTGCAGTTACCTTATGCATCATCAGTGGCACAAC GGCCGTACCAAGGAGCACAGTTACCTAATAGCTTGCCACCTTCCAG CCATCAAATTGGCGGCACCGGCAGTGAAGTGTCTTTTAGTTTCGTAAATACCAATCAACAGGTGGCTGGTAGATTGGCAGCACCAGCTGCCCCACATCCATTCTCTTCTGTTGGGGGTAACCCGTTTGGCTAA